In one Halosimplex halophilum genomic region, the following are encoded:
- a CDS encoding S1C family serine protease has translation MQRTTTAVLLTVLLAAGSVGGVLALAPGAAPVADTQQEQPACDYQSLFDETTDSVVSVRTSSGQGSGFVYDAGNATGANATGDTYVVTNAHVVGDAAAVEIEFDDGEFRSGSVVGRSAYADLAVVNVSDAPAGTSALSIADAPQRGERVAALGNPLGLEETITHGIVSGLNRTLPTELGFEIPDVVQTDAPISPGNSGGPLVNCEGEVVGVNTAGIARQGAENIGFAVSQSVVERVVPELVADGEFDYPFLGVRTTPVTPAVADANDLNRTAGLAVVSVLEDGPSADAVQGATEVESVGDRPVPVGGDVILAIDGQQLGSGEALGTYLLTETEPGDTVELTVLRDGEVQRVEVTVGERPDPTET, from the coding sequence ATGCAACGGACAACGACAGCGGTACTCCTGACGGTTCTGCTCGCGGCGGGAAGCGTCGGCGGCGTGCTGGCGCTCGCCCCCGGGGCGGCACCCGTCGCGGACACCCAACAGGAACAGCCAGCCTGCGACTACCAGTCGCTGTTCGACGAGACCACCGACTCGGTCGTCTCCGTCCGGACGAGTTCCGGGCAGGGCTCCGGGTTCGTCTACGACGCCGGGAACGCGACCGGCGCGAACGCGACCGGCGACACCTACGTCGTGACCAACGCCCACGTCGTCGGCGACGCCGCGGCGGTCGAGATCGAGTTCGACGACGGCGAGTTCCGGTCGGGGTCGGTCGTCGGCCGCAGCGCCTACGCCGACCTCGCGGTGGTGAACGTCTCCGACGCGCCCGCGGGGACGAGTGCGCTCTCGATCGCCGACGCCCCCCAGCGCGGCGAGCGCGTCGCGGCGCTGGGCAACCCGCTCGGCCTCGAAGAGACCATCACCCACGGGATCGTCAGCGGCCTGAACCGGACGCTGCCGACCGAACTCGGGTTCGAGATCCCCGACGTCGTCCAGACGGACGCGCCGATCAGCCCCGGCAACTCCGGCGGCCCGCTGGTGAACTGCGAGGGCGAGGTCGTCGGCGTCAACACGGCCGGCATCGCCCGGCAGGGCGCCGAGAACATCGGCTTCGCCGTCTCCCAGTCCGTCGTCGAGCGGGTCGTCCCCGAGCTCGTCGCCGACGGCGAGTTCGACTACCCGTTCCTCGGCGTCCGGACGACGCCCGTCACCCCCGCGGTCGCCGACGCCAACGACCTCAACCGCACCGCCGGTCTCGCGGTCGTCTCCGTCCTGGAGGACGGCCCCTCGGCCGACGCCGTGCAGGGCGCGACCGAAGTCGAGTCCGTCGGCGACCGTCCCGTCCCCGTCGGCGGCGACGTGATCCTCGCCATCGACGGCCAGCAGCTCGGGAGCGGCGAGGCCCTCGGTACGTACCTCCTCACGGAGACCGAGCCGGGCGACACCGTCGAGTTGACGGTCCTCCGCGACGGCGAGGTCCAGCGCGTCGAGGTCACCGTCGGCGAGCGACCCGACCCGACGGAGACCTGA
- a CDS encoding pyridoxamine 5'-phosphate oxidase family protein yields MDEITGDWDRERTEQFLDEQTIPVRLATHTPAGGLWMLSLWYRYRDGHVECATGANATVVGYLRENADIAFEISTNDVPYRGVRGAGTAAVAPDKDKTVLRDLVERYLGDTDSKLARQLLSPEREEVRIRIDVDRAYTWDFSDRMGGG; encoded by the coding sequence ATGGACGAGATCACCGGCGACTGGGACCGCGAGCGGACCGAACAGTTCCTCGACGAGCAGACGATCCCGGTCCGGCTCGCGACCCACACGCCGGCGGGCGGCCTCTGGATGCTCTCGCTGTGGTACCGCTACCGCGACGGCCACGTCGAGTGCGCCACCGGCGCGAACGCCACGGTCGTCGGGTATCTCCGCGAGAACGCCGACATCGCCTTCGAGATCTCGACCAACGACGTGCCCTACCGCGGCGTCCGCGGCGCGGGCACCGCCGCCGTCGCCCCCGACAAGGACAAGACCGTCCTCCGCGACCTCGTCGAGCGCTACCTGGGCGACACGGACTCGAAGCTCGCCCGGCAGTTGCTCTCACCCGAGCGCGAGGAGGTGCGCATCCGGATCGACGTCGACCGCGCGTACACCTGGGACTTCTCCGACCGGATGGGCGGCGGGTGA
- a CDS encoding sensor histidine kinase, producing the protein MGFEQRQDFARQVADLNKYGQALNQCESVDEVVSLTLEAITILFELSDVTVVEVRDGDPHVAGSTNPEVSAGGTPSEVAKRAHGTGETVTATGEAAGRDADDDTTATLAVPEGIVDETICVIVVRSTSAEAFGDEVVRPMEILATHAATAISNIRSRERLERARQDLQTRKEMVELYDRLLRHDIGNDLQVIAGFADAVADMVEDEQASEYVARIERAASNSADLVERVGDLVSTLESQREPEPRDLRPLLEETVRDATDQYGSLSVAFDPAAFEYRVYAGDLLDSVFTNVLTNAAVHNAGAVTVDIYAEAPASDRLVVGMADDGSGIDPDLRDDIFEMGVKGPDSEGTGFGLGFVRALTESYGGAVEVRESDAGGADFRVALERV; encoded by the coding sequence ATGGGATTCGAACAGCGCCAGGACTTCGCGCGGCAGGTCGCCGACCTCAACAAGTACGGACAGGCGCTGAACCAGTGCGAGTCCGTCGACGAGGTCGTCTCGCTGACGCTGGAGGCGATCACGATCCTCTTCGAGCTGAGCGACGTGACCGTCGTCGAGGTCCGCGACGGCGACCCCCACGTCGCCGGGAGCACGAACCCCGAGGTCTCCGCCGGCGGCACGCCCAGCGAGGTGGCGAAGCGGGCCCACGGGACCGGCGAGACCGTCACCGCTACCGGCGAGGCGGCCGGCCGCGACGCCGACGACGACACCACCGCGACGCTCGCGGTCCCCGAGGGCATCGTCGACGAGACCATCTGCGTCATCGTCGTCCGCTCAACCTCGGCCGAGGCGTTCGGCGACGAGGTCGTCCGGCCGATGGAGATCCTGGCGACCCACGCCGCGACGGCCATCAGCAACATCCGCTCGCGCGAGCGGCTCGAACGCGCCCGGCAGGATCTGCAGACCCGCAAGGAGATGGTCGAGCTGTACGACCGCCTGCTGCGCCACGACATCGGCAACGACCTGCAGGTCATCGCCGGGTTCGCCGACGCCGTCGCGGACATGGTCGAAGACGAACAGGCCAGCGAGTACGTCGCCAGGATCGAACGCGCCGCGAGCAACTCCGCCGACCTCGTCGAGCGGGTGGGCGACCTGGTCTCGACGCTCGAATCCCAGCGCGAGCCCGAGCCGCGGGACCTGCGCCCGCTGCTCGAAGAGACGGTCCGCGACGCGACCGACCAGTACGGGTCGCTGTCGGTCGCCTTCGACCCCGCGGCGTTCGAGTACCGCGTCTACGCCGGCGACCTGCTCGACTCCGTGTTCACCAACGTCCTCACCAACGCCGCGGTCCACAACGCGGGCGCGGTGACCGTCGACATCTACGCCGAGGCGCCCGCGTCCGACCGACTGGTCGTCGGGATGGCCGACGACGGGAGCGGGATCGACCCCGACCTCCGCGACGACATCTTCGAGATGGGCGTCAAGGGGCCCGACAGCGAGGGGACCGGGTTCGGGCTCGGGTTCGTCCGCGCGCTCACCGAGTCCTACGGCGGGGCCGTCGAGGTCCGCGAGAGCGACGCCGGCGGCGCCGACTTCCGCGTGGCGCTCGAACGGGTCTGA
- a CDS encoding mRNA surveillance protein pelota: MQVNDRHPTTEGRERVTLVPESLDDLWHLTYVVEPGDLVSGDTTRRIQRNDDDMRDTGGEREHMWVELEVETVEFAKFANRLRVGGVIVDCSREDQLDFHHTLNVEPFEELEVEKVWKPDQEDRLEEAVEAAENPDVAIATVEEGEAHVHTVAQYGTEERASITGPTGKAAWGDGARPREELFEELGEILERMDIEAVIFAGPGFTKRDALDYIEENAFDLPAQVTTVDTTGVGDRGVHEVLKRGAVDEVQTQTRISAEADLVDELTERIATGSEVAYGPDQVAEAAEFGAIDQLLVLDERLRAERGEEGDWEIDVDELIETTEQKGGEVTVFSGEFDPGQQLRNLGGIAALLRYRID, translated from the coding sequence ATGCAGGTCAACGACCGCCACCCGACGACGGAGGGTCGGGAGCGGGTCACCCTCGTCCCGGAGAGCCTGGACGACCTCTGGCATCTCACCTACGTCGTCGAGCCGGGCGACCTCGTCTCGGGCGACACGACGCGGCGCATCCAGCGCAACGACGACGACATGCGCGACACCGGCGGCGAGCGCGAGCACATGTGGGTCGAACTCGAAGTCGAGACCGTTGAGTTCGCCAAGTTCGCCAACCGCCTCCGGGTCGGCGGCGTCATCGTCGACTGCTCGCGGGAGGACCAGCTCGACTTCCACCACACGCTCAACGTCGAGCCCTTCGAGGAGCTGGAGGTCGAGAAGGTCTGGAAGCCCGACCAGGAGGACCGGCTCGAGGAGGCCGTCGAGGCCGCGGAGAACCCGGACGTGGCCATCGCGACCGTCGAGGAGGGGGAAGCCCACGTCCACACCGTCGCCCAGTACGGGACCGAGGAGCGGGCGTCGATCACGGGCCCGACGGGCAAGGCGGCGTGGGGCGACGGCGCCCGACCCCGCGAGGAACTGTTCGAGGAACTCGGCGAGATCCTCGAACGGATGGACATCGAGGCGGTCATCTTCGCCGGGCCGGGGTTCACGAAGCGGGACGCGCTCGACTACATCGAGGAGAACGCCTTCGACCTCCCGGCGCAGGTCACGACGGTCGACACGACGGGCGTCGGCGACCGGGGCGTCCACGAGGTCCTCAAGCGCGGCGCCGTCGACGAGGTCCAGACCCAGACCCGTATCTCCGCGGAGGCCGACCTCGTCGACGAGCTGACCGAGCGCATCGCGACGGGCTCGGAGGTGGCCTACGGCCCCGACCAGGTCGCCGAGGCCGCCGAGTTCGGCGCCATCGACCAGCTGCTCGTCCTCGACGAGCGCCTGCGCGCCGAGCGCGGCGAGGAGGGCGACTGGGAGATCGACGTCGACGAGCTCATCGAGACCACCGAGCAGAAGGGCGGCGAAGTGACGGTCTTCTCCGGCGAGTTCGACCCCGGCCAGCAACTGCGCAACCTCGGCGGCATCGCCGCACTGTTGCGCTACCGGATCGACTGA
- a CDS encoding tetrahydrofolate dehydrogenase/cyclohydrolase catalytic domain-containing protein, whose protein sequence is MTETIDGNAVAEDVRDEVSEAVDALEAEGVTPTLATVLMSDDPASETYVSMKQSDCEEVGIDTVDVDIDSDADAEELYDTIDELNADDDVNGILVQMPVPDHVDDRRVLRSIDPEKDVDGLHPENIGRLVAGDARYKPCTPHGIQRLLEAADVETEGAEAVVVGRSRLVGKPMANLFIQKAAGGNATTTVCHSRTEDLAEQTRSADILVAAAGVPEMIDGSMVGEGAVVIDVGINQVDADTEKGYELVGDVDFESATEKASAITPVPGGVGPMTRAMLLYNTVNAAALQSGVERAL, encoded by the coding sequence ATGACCGAGACCATCGACGGCAACGCGGTCGCCGAGGACGTGCGCGACGAGGTGAGCGAGGCGGTCGACGCCCTCGAAGCCGAGGGCGTGACGCCGACGCTGGCGACGGTGCTGATGAGCGACGACCCCGCCAGCGAGACCTACGTCTCGATGAAACAGAGCGACTGCGAGGAGGTCGGCATCGACACCGTCGACGTGGACATCGACTCCGACGCCGACGCCGAGGAGCTGTACGACACAATCGACGAGCTGAACGCCGACGACGACGTGAACGGCATCCTCGTGCAGATGCCGGTGCCAGACCACGTCGACGACCGGCGGGTCCTCCGCAGCATCGACCCCGAGAAGGACGTGGACGGGCTCCACCCGGAGAACATCGGCCGCCTGGTCGCCGGCGACGCCCGCTACAAGCCCTGCACGCCCCACGGCATCCAGCGCCTGCTCGAAGCGGCCGACGTGGAGACCGAGGGCGCGGAGGCCGTCGTCGTCGGCCGCTCGCGGCTGGTCGGCAAGCCGATGGCGAACCTGTTCATCCAGAAGGCGGCGGGCGGCAACGCGACGACGACCGTCTGTCACTCCCGGACGGAGGACCTCGCCGAGCAGACCCGGTCGGCGGACATCCTCGTCGCGGCGGCGGGCGTCCCGGAGATGATCGACGGGTCGATGGTCGGCGAGGGCGCGGTCGTGATCGACGTGGGCATCAACCAGGTCGACGCCGACACCGAGAAGGGCTACGAGCTGGTCGGCGACGTTGACTTCGAGAGCGCGACGGAGAAAGCGTCGGCGATCACCCCGGTCCCGGGCGGCGTCGGCCCGATGACCCGCGCCATGCTGCTGTACAACACCGTCAACGCGGCCGCGCTGCAGTCCGGCGTCGAGCGCGCGCTGTAA
- a CDS encoding DUF7117 family protein — translation MKIRGERECQECGTRWSYYETGSVVCPDCGSMRSVGLDDPTEHTAGSAELDLTEIRGLVDDQPLADVAEAAAERCREYLRRSGFVSGGELRPLDDTYLAAAELRLAGEAVARAMRLSDDEGYYFLELLRGADAGERPPADAVPESMRTVRGLAYARAVDAYRSDLRRYLDDNPDETVGSLLATLRDHQKRIEALDGDVSPRSAGELVYIVRAIGRALADDDETALAEAQRRLDGFEVDL, via the coding sequence ATGAAGATCCGCGGCGAGCGCGAGTGCCAGGAGTGCGGGACCCGCTGGTCGTACTACGAGACGGGGAGCGTCGTCTGCCCGGACTGCGGCAGCATGCGGAGCGTCGGGCTCGACGACCCCACCGAGCACACCGCCGGCAGCGCCGAGTTGGACCTGACCGAGATCCGGGGGCTCGTCGACGACCAGCCGCTGGCGGACGTGGCCGAGGCCGCCGCCGAGCGCTGCCGGGAGTACCTCCGCCGGTCGGGGTTCGTCAGCGGCGGCGAGTTGCGCCCGCTCGACGACACCTACCTCGCGGCGGCCGAGCTCCGGCTCGCCGGCGAGGCGGTCGCCCGCGCGATGCGCCTCTCCGACGACGAGGGGTACTACTTCCTCGAACTGCTCCGCGGGGCCGACGCTGGCGAGCGCCCGCCCGCCGACGCGGTACCCGAGTCGATGCGGACGGTCCGCGGGCTCGCCTACGCCCGCGCGGTCGACGCCTACCGCTCGGACCTGCGGCGGTACCTCGACGACAACCCCGACGAGACCGTCGGGTCCCTGCTCGCGACGCTGCGCGACCACCAGAAGCGCATCGAGGCGCTCGACGGCGACGTGTCCCCCCGCAGCGCGGGCGAACTCGTCTACATCGTCCGCGCCATCGGCCGCGCGCTGGCCGACGACGACGAGACCGCCCTCGCCGAGGCCCAGCGGCGGCTCGACGGGTTCGAGGTCGACCTCTGA
- a CDS encoding amphi-Trp domain-containing protein, protein MPETVLFEDERRLSRTDTASYLRTVADRLETGEPLTLETGADSITVDVPREVEFEVKVEREGPADGPGELGLELELEWDEDADASDDSLSIR, encoded by the coding sequence ATGCCCGAGACAGTCCTCTTCGAAGACGAGCGGCGACTCTCCCGGACGGACACCGCCTCGTATCTCCGGACCGTCGCCGACCGACTGGAGACCGGCGAACCGCTGACGCTCGAAACCGGCGCGGACTCCATCACGGTGGACGTGCCCCGCGAGGTCGAGTTCGAGGTGAAAGTCGAGCGCGAGGGACCGGCCGACGGCCCCGGCGAGCTCGGCCTGGAACTCGAACTCGAGTGGGACGAGGACGCCGACGCGTCCGACGACTCGCTGTCGATCAGGTGA
- a CDS encoding PadR family transcriptional regulator, which translates to MYDLTGFQRDLLYVIAGKEEPHGLAIKEELEEYYEKEIHHGRLYPNLDTLVDKGLVEKGQRDRRTNFYSLTRRGRREIEARREWEEQYVDL; encoded by the coding sequence ATGTACGACCTGACAGGATTCCAGCGTGACCTGCTGTACGTCATCGCGGGGAAGGAGGAGCCACACGGGCTGGCGATCAAGGAGGAGCTCGAGGAGTACTACGAGAAGGAGATCCACCACGGCCGGCTGTACCCGAACCTGGACACGCTCGTCGACAAGGGGCTCGTCGAGAAGGGCCAGCGCGACCGGCGGACGAACTTCTACAGCCTCACCCGGCGCGGCCGCCGCGAGATTGAGGCCCGCCGCGAGTGGGAAGAGCAGTACGTCGACCTCTAG